The Brachionichthys hirsutus isolate HB-005 unplaced genomic scaffold, CSIRO-AGI_Bhir_v1 contig_1472, whole genome shotgun sequence genome includes a window with the following:
- the LOC137914865 gene encoding muscleblind-like protein 3: MAVSMTMGRDTKWLTLEVCREFQRGTCSRPDAECKFAHPSRSCHVENGRVIACFDSLKGRCTRDNCKYLHPPPHLKTQLEINGRNNLIQQKATAAMLAQQMQFMLPGAQLQPITAFPMTPSLASSQMAFSPYLNHMGPSMGLMPELLPSTPLLVPGSPTGLAALANGTSTQKHVRTDKLEVCREFQRGNCTRGESDCRYAHPMEAGMVDCSENSVIVCMDYIKGRCSRDKCKYFHPPAHLQARIKASQHQVGQNTASAAVGPPPAALQPLPKRSILEKSNGAAAQVFNPSMFHYQQALANMHLQQQTFIPTVPMMHGAATVSSASTPVTNLPFAESAASNQ; encoded by the exons ATGGCCGTCAGCATGACAATGGGACGGGACACTAAATGGTTGACCCTCGAGGTGTGTCGTGAGTTTCAGAGAGGCACCTGCTCACGGCCCGATGCCGAGTGCAAGTTCGCCCATCCCTCCCGGAGCTGCCATGTGGAGAACGGCCGAGTCATCGCCTGCTTCGACTCCCTGAAG GGACGCTGCACACGTGACAACTGTAAATACCTGCATCCACCTCCCCACTTGAAAACCCAGCTGGAGATCAACGGGAGGAACAACCTGATCCAACAGAAGGCCACGGCAGCCATGTTGGCTCAACAGATGCAATTCATGCTGCCAGGAGCCCAGTTGCAGCCTATA ACAGCATTTCCAATGACACCCTCCTTGGCATCAAGTCAGATGGCATTCAGTCCATATCTGAACCACATGGGTCCGAGCATGGGGTTGATGCCCGAGCTGCTGCCCAGTACTCCCCTGCTGGTTCCTGGGAGTCCCACCGGCCTCGCAGCCTTAGCTAATGGCACCTCTACGCAAAAGCATGTGCGCACAGACAAGCTGGAG GTTTGTCGGGAGTTCCAGCGAGGTAACTGCACGAGGGGTGAGAGTGACTGTCGCTACGCTCACCCCATGGAGGCCGGCATGGTGGACTGCAGCGAGAACTCGGTCATCGTCTGCATGGATTACATCAAAGgccgctgcagcagagacaagTGCAAATACTTCCATCCACCAGCTCACCTACAGGCAAGGATAAAAGCTTCTCAGCACCAAGTTGGTCAAAACACAGCATCTGCAGCCGTG GGTCCACCGCCGGCTGCCCTACAGCCGCTACCAAAGAGGTCGATCTTAGAGAAGAGCAACGGCGCCGCCGCGCAGGTGTTCAACCCCAGCATGTTCCACTACCAGCAAGCCCTGGCTAACATGCATCTCCAACAACAAACCTTCATACCCACCG TTCCCATGATGCACGGTGCCGCCACTGTTTCGTCGGCTTCGACCCCAGTCACCAATCTTCCTTTCGCTGAATCTGCTGCCTCGAATCAG TAG
- the LOC137914861 gene encoding heparan-sulfate 6-O-sulfotransferase 2-like — MDEKSSSSHHRLLVVLLMALLFGVVMIQYVCPSRSECPMLRHMGSWFNGDGAAGSQRTSNETKDGPQRDPYSAEDGALVRFVPRFNFTNAELNRVAGFNIKGDDVIVFLHIQKTGGTTFGRHLVRNIQLERPCECRAGQKKCACYRPGKKEAWLFSRFSTGWSCGLHADWTELTSCVPSRMDSREVPQNVPSRNFYYITILRDPVSRYLSEWRHVQRGATWKASLHVCDGRSPTLSELPSCYSGDDWSGCSLQEFMDCPYNLANNRQARMLADLSLVGCYNVSAMSEDERWAVLLESAKRNLCGMAFFGLTEYQRKTQYLFERTFNLEFITPFTQLNGTRASSVEVPPETQHRILRLNQWDVELYEYARDLFLQRFQVARQQERRQARERRQQERRRLRGRLVTKQGSKLKPTETPQPDRDLGLSEQQPRRKADGDDVEPEMLLPNWWDMDESGTMEDYMDNVEQWK, encoded by the exons ATGGATGAGAAGTCCAGCAGCAGCCACCATCGGCTCCTGGTCGTCCTGCTCATGGCGTTGCTGTTCGGCGTCGTTATGATCCAGTACGTTTGCCCGAGCAGGTCCGAGTGCCCGATGCTTCGCCACATGGGGTCTTGGTTTAACGGCGACGGCGCGGCCGGTTCCCAGCGCACGTCCAACGAAACCAAAGACGGACCTCAAAGGGATCCGTACAGCGCGGAAGACGGCGCTCTGGTTCGCTTCGTCCCTCGGTTCAATTTCACAAATGCAGAATTAAATCGTGTCGCAGGTTTCAACATCAAAGGAGATGACGTGATCGTTTTCCTGCATATTCAAAAGACGGGCGGCACGACGTTCGGCCGACACCTGGTGCGAAACATTCAGCTGGAGAGGCCGTGCGAGTGCCGTGCGGGTCAGAAGAAATGCGCCTGTTACAGGCCGGGGAAGAAGGAAGCGTGGCTCTTCTCCCGGTTCTCCACGGGTTGGAGCTGCGGGCTCCACGCGGACTGGACCGAGCTGACCAGCTGCGTCCCGTCACGCATGGACTCCCGAGAGGTTCCACAGAACGTGCCCag TCGGAACTTTTATTATATCACCATCCTAAGAGACCCGGTGTCCCGCTACCTGAGCGAGTGGCGTCACGTGCAGCGTGGCGCTACGTGGAAAGCCTCCTTGCACGTGTGTGACGGACGTTCGCCGACGCTGTCTGAGCTGCCGAGCTGCTACTCGGGAGACGACTGGTCGGGATGCTCCCTGCAGGAATTCATGGACTGCCCCTACAACCTGGCCAACAACCGGCAGGCGCGCATGCTGGCAGATCTCAGCCTGGTGGGTTGCTACAACGTGTCTGCCATGAGCGAGGACGAGCGTTGGGCGGTGCTCCTGGAGAGTGCTAAGCGTAACTTGTGTGGGATGGCCTTCTTCGGGCTGACGGAATACCAACGTAAGACCCAGTATCTCTTTGAGCGCACCTTTAACCTGGAGTTCATCACGCCCTTCACGCAGCTCAACGGCACACGGGCCTCCAGCGTCGAGGTGCCCCCCGAGACGCAGCACAGAATCCTCCGGCTGAACCAATGGGATGTGGAGCTGTATGAGTACGCCCGTGACCTTTTCCTGCAGCGTTTCCAGGTGGCGAGGCAGCAGGAGCGCAGGCAGGCCAGGGAGAGgcggcagcaggagaggaggaggctccGTGGGAGGCTCGTAACTAAGCAAGGGAGTAAACTGAAGCCCACAGAAACACCTCAGCCCGACAGAGACTTGGGATTAAGCGAGCAGCAGCCGAGGAGGAAGGCTGACGGAGACGACGTGGAGCCTGAGATGCTTCTCCCAAACTGGTGGGATATGGATGAGAGCGGCACCATGGAGGATTACATGGACAATGTGGAACAGTGGAAGTGA
- the LOC137914874 gene encoding transmembrane protein 179-like — MELDRRLLLAHCTAHALSIFVGLLVVVPVALNGSAFKGRCALFSAGYWSTENRVELPGPPGGVSRLVLQQWGPPAACQVAAFVGIFSVLYGAAQGWRGLVYLHGRHDDTLFSSFLTLVLSVCMLFLSGGAAVILSLGLVSWCDTVTDDGTKPFSCTESQSVPLHLDVDTSSFYTELSLAEASLWCVAALWLVQSVLAFLRLYHSHSQHISGPCRPREKELLLGHSPSDGGSPAPPPATPTLLV; from the exons ATGGAGCTGGACCGTCGGCTGCTGCTCGCCCACTGCACGGCCCACGCCCTTTCCATCTTCGTGGGCTTGCTGGTGGTCGTCCCCGTGGCTCTCAACGGCTCCGCGTTCAAAGGACGCTGCGCTTTGTTCTCCGCGGGCTACTGGAGCACAGAGAACCGCGTCGAGCTGCCAGGGCCGCCCGGAGGCGTCTCCCGCCTGGTGCTCCAGCAGTGGGGGCCGCCGGCGGCCTGCCAGGTCGCCGCCTTTGTCGGTATCTTCAGCGTGCTGTACGGGGCGGCGCAGGGCTGGAGGGGCCTCGTTTATCTGCACGGGCGTCATGACGA CACCCTGTTCTCGTCCTTCCTGACGCTGGTGctgagtgtgtgcatgctctTCCTGTCTGGGGGGGCAGCCGTCATCCTGTCTCTGGGACTGGTCTCCTGGTGTGACACCGTCACTGATGACGGCACAAAACCCTTCAG CTGTACAGAGTCCCAGTCTGTTCCTCTTCATCTGGACGTGGACACGTCTTCCTTCTACACAGAGCTCAGTCTGGCAGAG GCGTCTCTGTGGTGTGTCGCTGCACTGTGGCTGGTTCAGTCCGTCCTGGCCTTCCTACGCCTCTACCATTCTCACAGCCAACACATCAGCGGGCCGTGTCGCCCCCGAGAGAAGGAATTGCTGCTGGGACACAGCCCATCCGATGGTGGCTCCCCCGCACCTCCTCCAGCAACCCCTACCCTCTTAGTTTAA
- the LOC137914875 gene encoding heterogeneous nuclear ribonucleoprotein U-like protein 2: MKLTEIKRLKVSELRSRLKELGLDAKGLKAELVGRLWSALESGQDGEEKLQNESSLPPAEAAVAPQQELVVCRREFTDAATQTEPDTRLPAPGHRAEGAGRAFYEFKEEIRYKRSKSPQPPTERGCQEEEEEDKIRLNPHDRHLHFEVGPDGACGQPRFWARFPLLWSGCRLTHGVRQGGAGFEVRLERKLSTARLEEEKEVCARGVRVGWSTTTASLLLGEDEFSFAYDGRGKKVSGGREEAFGEPLSVGDIIGCYASFSTDGAVDLSFHKNGRPMGVAFSLDAPVPPGRVLFPHVICKDCAVRVHLDPTAPPWYPSPEGFTPLAALPAGQVERSTLAPTPRADCEVLVLVGLPGSGKSRWARTLMKQHPEKRYRLLGTEELLACMMGGGQRECRLQQASRCLTHLINIAAQTPGKYILDQCNILVSAQQYKLRQFAGFRRQVVVIFPSADEWKRRLSQHRTDGEKIPETYLLKLQMSCNLPEQDSHLMEELQYVELPRGRAEALLQEYKGEARRLLPPIPEQENKKPRLDRKRVHPPCPPPSRRAPWTGLHCQGWSNTQSWRQQPRYWHAYQDAGYYYGDFGSSGYEGY; the protein is encoded by the exons ATGAAGCTAACGGAAATCAAAAGGTTAAAAGTGTCCGAGCTGCGGTCCAGACTTAAAGAACTCGGTCTGGACGCCAAAGGCCTGAAGGCTGAGCTGGTCGGCAGGCTGTGGTCTGCTCTAGAG agcggacaagacggggaggaaaaacTACAAAACGAGTCCTCGCTGCCGCCGGCTGAAGCTGCTGTGGCCCCGCAGCAGGAGCTGGTGGTCTGCAGGAGAGAGTTCACCGACGCTGCCACGCAGACCGAGCCCGACACCCGGCTGCCGGCACCGGGTCACCGAGCGGAGGGCGCAGGAAGAGCCTTTTACGAGTTCAAAGAGGAAATACGATACAAAAG ATCCAAATCACCACAACCGCCCACTGAAAGAGGAtgccaggaagaggaagaggaagataaaATCAGATTAAATCCAC ATGACCGCCACCTCCATTTTGAGGTGGGCCCAGACGGTGCATGCGGCCAGCCGCGCTTCTGGGCTCGATTCCCCTTGTTGTGGTCGGGCTGCAGGCTCACGCACGGCGTGCGGCAGGGCGGGGCGGGCTTCGAGGTCCGGCTGGAGAGGAAGTTGTCGACTGCACGGCttgaagaggaaaaggaggtgTGCGCTCGTGGCGTGAGAGTCGGCTGGTCAACGACGACCGCCTCTTTGCTGCTGG GCGAAGATGAATTCTCTTTCGCGTATGACGGACGTGGTAAAAAGGTGTCCGGTGGTCGGGAGGAGGCGTTTGGGGAACCGCTTTCCGTGGGAGACATCATCGGCTGTTACGCC TCCTTTTCCACAGATGGCGCCGTTGACCTTTCTTTTCATAAGAACGGGCGTCCCATGGGCGTCGCCTTCTCCCTGGACGCCCCTGTGCCACCCGGCCGTGTTCTGTTCCCTCATGTTATCTGTAAGGACTGTGCAGTTAGAGTCCACCTGGaccccacagcccccccctgGTACCCCAGTCCTGAAGGGTTTACTCCTCTGGCGGCTCTTCCTGCCGGACAAGTCGAACGCTCCACTTTGGCTCCGACCCCCAGAGCAGATTGTGAG GTATTGGTGTTAGTTGGCCTCCCTGGTTCGGGGAAGAGTCGCTGGGCCAGGACTCTCATGAAGCAGCATCCAGAGAAACGGTACAGACTGTTGGGCACAGAGGAGCTGCTCGCATGCATGATG GGCGGGGGGCAGAGGGAGTGCAGGCTGCAGCAGGCCTCTCGCTGTCTAACACATTTGATCAATATAGCCGCTCAGACTCCCGGCAAATACATACTCGATCAG TGTAACATCCTCGTCTCCGCTCAGCAGTACAAGCTGCGCCAGTTTGCAGGCTTCAGACGGCAGGTGGTTGTTATCTTTCCCTCAGCAGACGAGTGGAAAAGACGACTGTCCCAGCACCGGACTGACGGGGAGAAGATCCCCGAGACTTACCTGCTCAAACTCCAAA TGAGCTGCAAccttccagaacaagacagccACCTGATGGAGGAGCTGCAATATGTTGAGCTCCCTCGGGGACGGGCAGAGGCGCTCCTGCAGGAGTATAAAGGCGAAGCTCGCAGACTGCTGCCTCCCATCCCCGAACAGGAGAATAAGAAACCCCGACTAGACAGGAAGAGAGTCCACCCTCCCTGCCCTCCGCCTTCACGCAGGGCGCCTTGGACTGGGCTTCACTGTCAGG GGTGGAGCAACACGCAGTCGTGGAGGCAGCAGCCCAGATAT TGGCACGCGTATCAGGATGCGGGCTACTACTACGGAGACTTTGGCAGCAGTGGCTACGAAGGCTACTGA
- the LOC137914869 gene encoding uridine diphosphate glucose pyrophosphatase NUDT22-like, whose translation MDSDVSVLLHCAAWRGLLESQVQAELSESFNRRTDPSLERHIGEVWTERVSKQPWLFNGCKFRLHSFCLLATSTPSSSRSPKHPHGTRSLPEVEEHEPRLTLRLGLTCYRDFLGTNWSNQAWQLRRLGEAEFGDPLALLAQPLGVGAILRTDDSQVVFIRRSQRVAEAGGLLDIPGGHPEPKLVCERLGRAVREEQITVDMMQQRPVVSELFASVCSEIRDEVNIPLSALREPVLMGVALNHTSAGRPSAEFYVSCSLTSDDVRRLYWKGGAEAHESTDIVFLSRREVLQLSRSSPLWLEMCPSAKGAVLLYQTVKPDEEEHSKCRDNQLIVSDDGSKL comes from the exons ATGGACTCGGACGTGTCCGTGTTGCTGCACTGCGCCGCCTGGAGGGGGCTGCTGGAATCTCAGGTGCAAGCGGAGCTTTCTGAGAG CTTTAACAGGCGGACAGATCCGTCCCTGGAGCGTCATATTGGTGAGGTGTGGACGGAGCGGGTGTCCAAGCAGCCGTGGCTTTTTAACGGGTGCAAATTTAGACTGCACTCTTTCTGCTTGCTTGCTACAAGTACCCCGTCGTCCTCTCGTTCCCCTAAACATCCACACGGCACTCGTTCTCTCCCGGAGGTTGAAGAACATGAGCCACGCCTCACTCTGAGATTAGGCCTAACGTGCTACAGAGACTTTCTGGGGACAAACTGGTCCAATCAAGCGTGGCAGCTCCGTCGGCTGGGAGAAGCAGAGTTCGGTGACCCGCTGGCCCTGCTGGCCCAGCCTCTAGGAGTGGGCGCCATCCTGCGCACAGACGACAGTCAGGTGGTGTTcatcaggaggagtcagagggTGGCGGAGGCGGGGGGGCTTCTTGACATCCCCGGAGGTCATCCAGAGCCAAAG CTGGTGTGCGAGCGTCTCGGCCGGGCGGTGCGTGAGGAGCAGATCACCGTGGACATGATGCAGCAGCGGCCCGTCGTCTCAGAACTGTTCGCATCCGTGTGCTCCGAGATCAGAGACGAG gtgaaTATTCCTCTAAGCGCCCTCAGAGAACCCGTCCTGATGGGCGTCGCACTGAATCACACCAGCGCCGGCCGACCGAGTGCCGAGTTCTATGTCAG TTGCTCACTGACATCTGATGACGTGAGGAGGTTGTACtggaaaggaggagcagaggccCACGAGTCCACAGACATCGTCTTCCTCAGCAGAAGG GaggtgctgcagctgagcagaaGCAGCCCTCTCTGGTTGGAGATGTGCCCTTCAGCTAAAGGAGCGGTGCTGCTTTATCAAACAGTGAAGCCTGATGAAGAGGAACACAGCAAGTGTCGTGACAACCAGCTGATTGTATCAGACGATGGATCCAAATTATGA
- the LOC137914863 gene encoding dnaJ homolog subfamily C member 4-like yields MEAPLRLSQSCLWVCKSGRRQLSQSYVRKAVNYYERLGVKSDASLEEIKNAFFSKSKTLHPDKDPSDPTLHSQFVELNEAYRVLSKDLSRKEYDFKVRQPYSGGQAFRSPSSHARYTASTSNRENMRYWEQFHQCYAQSTAEERQRRERKNMHLMGYCIIIMFLGIGAHIIFFRKLHEVHTNFMNKKDRVITEIYNQSKERAKANGFKKQTEILRQNHAEFLKKYNIRNSRDDK; encoded by the exons ATGGAGGCTCCGCTCCGTCTGTCTCAGAGTTGTCTCTGGGTTTGCAAGAGTGGACGTCGCCAGCTCTCTCAAAGTTATGTCAG GAAAGCTGTGAACTACTACGAACGACTGGGAGTCAAATCTGACGCCAGtttggaggaaataaaaaatgcctTTTTTAGCAAATCCAAGACG CTGCACCCAGACAAGGACCCATCTGACCCAACGCTGCACAGCCAGTTTGTGGAGCTAAACGAGGCCTACCGGGTGCTGAGCAAAGACCTGAGCAGGAAGGAGTACGACTTCAAAGTCAGACAACCGTACAGCGGGGGCCAGGCCTTCAGGTCTCCTAGCAGCCACGCACGCTACACAGCCAG CACGAGTAATCGGGAGAACATGCGATACTGGGAGCAGTTTCATCAGTGTTATGCACAAAGCACggcagaggagaggcagaggagggagaggaagaacatGCACCTGATGGGCTACTGTATCATCATCATGTTCCTCGGCATCGGAGCTCACATAATCTTCTTCAG gAAACTACACGAAGTTCACACCAATTTCATGAACAAGAAAGATCGAGTCATCACAGAGATTTACAATCAATCCAAAGAGAGGGCCAA GGCCAACGGTTTCAAGAAGCAGACAGAAATCCTGCGACAGAACCATGCCGAGTTTCTGAAAAAATACAACATCCGTAACAGTAGAGACGACAAATAG